In one Candidatus Delongbacteria bacterium genomic region, the following are encoded:
- a CDS encoding AAA family ATPase: MESLFNLVPDFVLGKFSQNNFEGSVKAYTVFVDISGFTSLTQELVKFKKLGIETLTEIVTSIYKPVIDLIYKYDGFISTFAGDAFTAIFPNDLEAEKILYCVKQISDTSSQNSEVKTIAGNFHVSIKVGVSYGDVNWKISGNDEIKYYYFRGFGIDGCPNCEKFCNTQEIVFDINVLSTINNNSVDYVQLSENYFKLLNCRYSQNDQINKDKNINNFNLISKFIPSFYDIIKLKPEFKHIVSVFISINDIDPNLTEKIINTISELTVLYKCFLESVDFGDKGAKVVALFSIPTSFENDLDRALEFALRIKELFRYNIRIGISEGVVYSGIIGSPVRSYYGAMGLVISISARLAMKAIFGTIISSASISENPKFLFKYVGDYNYKGINKSIQTYELDKRGSSNKNPLKKMIGRDKELKLLSDCFNKTMDAKTQVVYIIAKAGMGKSLLIQNFDNYLLEKDKYNIFYVYCDTIIKSTLHPFKNFIKNYFAKNSETYSTDEFDNDFNEIIKNYEDKNRNRNKIDKNEIELSRVFLAASLGFFYENSVYNSLDAKGRFENTLYAFKTFFKIFASIKPIVIVIEDYHIIDNESNNLLKMITRNISDFPILTIITCRYKDDGSKPEIISNDDIESNIIELQGLDDEESNNLLQSIFDNRASKQLKDFIIKKSDYNPFYIEQYAKYVKEESLIYMKDDLYSLKDKPQEIPDSINKVLIARIDRLSIDLKKIVQVASVCGNEVEVAILSNILGELDNLLERSDLSSYFTDLELEDILYKFDDLKYLFRHSLLQESAYDMQLRSRLKKLHNLAGFAIERVYEKIDLKLDLLVYHFEKAENEEKFIHYLEKAAKWHQNNYHNEKAIEYFEKLIEYKIKLKNEDASEFLRLQGIIYEHIGNWNKALELYRKGLENADKFNNLVESYKAKYQIGSVYIKTDEKEEAKKYLEISKNEAEKNNDLRQYVNSCSRIAEIRYVESDFLKALDLFHEIERVSISNKFYVELVRIYFHIELINKDLGKIDKAILYNNKESSLCKKLKLKKEYLISLSNKIGILQWQRNLSEKDALIYKNLIQLSRETGDKFLEGDALEKLSGLYNSIGKVDKAIMCLTKAKNIFKEIDNEHYLHRVINREGNIHLKAGNFQNAFNNFEKYANYCKEQNMLVGYIKGLVQMGVTCIRAENYENSLKLFNKANEINNNGVNHKILEVWIRNNIGYLIYIFGDCMKSSQILEENLIIAEKIKFKYEFATCYAKLGEIYLFAGNIEKIEHYYKKSSEIFFEIEEYDKIISNNYYLAYGLYLNSKDIEAKEFIDDLLLKIDNVYNLDLKYKIRILDHCLNKNIEGLNNMLLEKDVKGRIRGLINFELWSLTKEEKYRVDALNIYENLHNKTKSIIYKIYMDKLNGKKN, from the coding sequence ATGGAATCTTTGTTTAATCTTGTACCTGATTTTGTTTTGGGTAAATTTTCACAAAATAATTTTGAAGGAAGTGTTAAAGCATACACAGTATTTGTTGATATTTCTGGATTTACTAGTTTGACTCAAGAGTTAGTCAAGTTTAAAAAGTTAGGGATTGAGACCTTAACGGAGATAGTTACTTCTATTTACAAGCCTGTCATCGATTTGATATACAAATATGATGGATTTATCTCAACTTTTGCTGGTGATGCATTTACTGCAATTTTCCCAAATGATTTAGAAGCTGAAAAAATTCTTTATTGTGTAAAACAAATTTCTGATACTAGCTCTCAAAATTCTGAAGTTAAAACAATTGCCGGTAATTTTCACGTTTCGATCAAAGTTGGAGTTTCTTATGGAGATGTTAATTGGAAGATTTCTGGAAATGATGAAATAAAATACTATTATTTTAGAGGATTTGGAATTGATGGATGTCCTAATTGTGAGAAATTTTGCAATACACAAGAAATTGTGTTTGATATAAACGTTTTATCTACTATAAATAATAATTCTGTTGATTATGTACAATTATCTGAAAATTACTTTAAGCTTTTAAATTGTAGATATAGTCAAAATGACCAGATTAATAAGGATAAAAATATAAATAACTTCAATTTAATTAGTAAATTTATTCCGTCTTTTTATGATATTATAAAGCTTAAGCCTGAATTTAAGCATATAGTATCTGTTTTTATTTCGATTAATGATATTGATCCCAATTTAACAGAGAAAATTATAAATACTATTTCGGAATTGACTGTATTATACAAATGCTTTCTAGAGAGTGTTGATTTTGGAGATAAAGGAGCGAAGGTAGTTGCACTTTTTAGCATTCCAACCTCTTTTGAGAATGATTTAGATAGAGCTTTAGAGTTCGCCTTGAGGATAAAAGAATTATTTAGATATAATATTCGAATTGGAATTTCGGAAGGTGTGGTATATTCTGGTATAATCGGGAGTCCAGTCAGATCTTATTACGGAGCAATGGGCTTAGTTATCAGTATTTCTGCTAGATTGGCAATGAAAGCTATATTCGGTACAATTATTTCTAGTGCTTCTATATCAGAAAATCCTAAGTTTTTATTTAAATATGTTGGAGACTACAATTATAAAGGAATCAATAAGAGTATTCAGACTTATGAACTGGATAAAAGAGGAAGTAGCAATAAGAATCCTCTAAAAAAAATGATTGGTAGAGACAAGGAATTAAAATTGTTATCTGATTGTTTTAACAAAACTATGGATGCTAAGACTCAAGTAGTATATATTATTGCAAAAGCAGGTATGGGGAAAAGTCTTCTAATTCAAAATTTCGACAATTATCTATTAGAAAAAGACAAATATAATATCTTCTACGTTTACTGTGATACAATCATTAAATCCACTCTTCATCCATTTAAAAATTTTATAAAAAATTATTTTGCTAAAAATTCTGAAACATATTCAACCGATGAATTTGATAACGATTTTAATGAGATTATTAAAAATTATGAAGATAAGAATAGAAATAGGAATAAAATTGACAAGAATGAGATTGAATTGTCAAGGGTTTTTCTAGCAGCTAGTCTTGGTTTTTTCTATGAAAATTCAGTGTACAACTCACTAGATGCAAAAGGTAGGTTTGAAAATACTCTATATGCATTTAAAACATTTTTTAAAATTTTTGCTAGTATTAAGCCGATAGTCATTGTTATAGAAGATTATCATATAATTGATAATGAATCAAATAATTTACTAAAAATGATTACAAGAAATATATCAGACTTTCCAATTTTGACAATTATTACCTGCAGATATAAAGATGATGGAAGTAAACCTGAGATTATAAGTAATGATGATATTGAAAGTAATATAATTGAACTACAGGGATTGGACGATGAGGAGTCAAACAATTTATTACAATCTATCTTTGACAATCGAGCATCTAAACAACTAAAAGATTTTATAATAAAAAAATCTGATTACAATCCATTCTATATAGAACAATACGCTAAATATGTCAAAGAGGAATCTCTTATTTATATGAAAGATGATCTTTATTCTTTAAAAGATAAGCCTCAGGAAATACCCGATAGCATTAATAAGGTTTTAATTGCAAGGATTGATAGGTTATCAATAGATTTGAAAAAAATTGTTCAGGTTGCTTCAGTTTGTGGAAATGAGGTTGAGGTTGCCATACTTTCAAATATACTAGGTGAGTTAGACAATCTTCTTGAAAGGAGCGATTTGTCAAGCTACTTCACTGATCTTGAGCTTGAAGATATTTTATATAAATTTGATGATTTAAAGTATCTGTTCAGGCATTCGCTTTTGCAGGAGTCAGCTTACGATATGCAACTTAGATCACGATTAAAAAAACTTCATAATCTTGCTGGATTTGCAATTGAGAGAGTATATGAAAAGATAGATTTGAAGCTTGATCTTCTTGTTTATCATTTTGAAAAAGCTGAGAATGAAGAGAAGTTTATACATTATCTGGAAAAAGCAGCAAAGTGGCACCAAAATAACTATCATAATGAAAAAGCTATTGAGTATTTTGAAAAACTTATTGAATATAAAATTAAATTAAAGAATGAAGATGCTTCTGAATTTTTACGACTTCAAGGGATAATCTATGAGCATATCGGCAACTGGAATAAAGCTTTGGAACTTTATAGGAAGGGATTGGAAAATGCTGATAAATTTAATAATCTTGTGGAGAGCTATAAGGCTAAGTATCAAATAGGAAGTGTTTATATAAAGACAGATGAAAAAGAAGAAGCTAAAAAATATCTTGAAATATCAAAAAATGAGGCTGAAAAAAATAATGATCTAAGGCAGTATGTAAATTCTTGTAGCCGAATCGCAGAGATTAGATATGTTGAGAGTGACTTTCTTAAAGCTCTAGATTTATTTCATGAAATAGAAAGAGTTTCAATTAGTAATAAATTTTATGTTGAATTAGTAAGGATTTATTTTCATATTGAGTTAATAAACAAAGATTTAGGGAAAATTGATAAAGCGATTCTATATAATAATAAAGAATCATCACTTTGTAAAAAATTGAAATTGAAAAAAGAGTATTTGATTTCACTATCAAATAAGATAGGTATACTCCAGTGGCAGAGAAATTTGTCCGAAAAGGATGCTTTGATATATAAAAATCTAATTCAACTCAGTAGAGAAACAGGAGATAAATTTCTTGAAGGGGATGCTTTAGAGAAACTATCAGGTCTTTATAATTCAATTGGAAAAGTCGACAAAGCAATTATGTGTCTAACAAAAGCTAAGAATATTTTTAAAGAAATTGATAATGAACATTATTTGCATAGAGTGATAAATAGAGAAGGAAATATTCATTTAAAAGCTGGAAATTTTCAAAATGCCTTTAATAATTTTGAAAAATACGCTAATTACTGTAAAGAACAAAATATGTTAGTAGGTTATATAAAAGGTCTGGTTCAGATGGGTGTTACATGTATAAGGGCAGAAAATTATGAAAACTCGCTAAAGTTATTTAATAAAGCTAACGAGATAAATAATAATGGTGTCAATCATAAAATTCTAGAAGTATGGATTCGAAATAATATAGGATATCTAATCTATATCTTTGGCGATTGTATGAAATCATCACAAATACTAGAAGAAAATCTAATAATAGCTGAAAAAATTAAGTTTAAATATGAATTTGCAACATGTTATGCGAAATTAGGAGAAATATATCTGTTTGCTGGTAATATTGAAAAAATTGAGCATTATTATAAAAAATCATCTGAAATTTTTTTCGAAATAGAAGAATATGATAAGATAATCTCAAACAATTACTATTTAGCTTATGGTCTATATTTAAATAGTAAAGATATTGAGGCAAAAGAGTTCATTGATGATTTATTGTTAAAAATAGATAATGTTTATAATCTAGATTTAAAATATAAAATACGCATCCTTGATCATTGCCTTAACAAAAACATTGAAGGCTTGAACAATATGCTTCTAGAGAAAGATGTAAAAGGAAGAATTAGGGGACTTATCAACTTTGAATTGTGGTCTTTGACGAAAGAGGAAAAGTATAGAGTTGATGCTTTGAATATTTATGAAAATTTGCATAATAAGACAAAGAGTATAATTTATAAAATTTATATGGATAAACTAAATGGTAAAAAAAATTGA